A window of Hymenobacter aerilatus contains these coding sequences:
- the poxB gene encoding ubiquinone-dependent pyruvate dehydrogenase — translation MAKKKVSEILIDTLLAAGVQRVYGVVGDSLNGVTDVIRQREGIGWVHVRHEEAGAFAAGAEAHLTQELAVCAGSCGPGNTHLINGLYDCHRSRVPVLAIASQIPSAEIGTQYFQETHPERLFQECSDYCELISTPEHAVRVIESAIQTALVKRGVAVIVLPGDVSEMEVEAPEPRLPARHRSATLRPSDADIADAATMLNGAEKITILAGAGCAKAHAELMQIASALKAPMVHALRGKEYIEYDNPFDVGMTGLLGFASGYHAIMDADVLLMLGTDFPYTQFLPHESKTIQVDCRAEHIGRRTRVDIGLAGDVGETIRQLLPHLVAKTERAHLDKALANYKDSRENLDELAIGKPGDDSMHPQYLTKLINELAAEDAVFTCDVGTPTVWAARYLAMNGQRRLLGSFNHGSMANAMPQAIGAQLVYPNRQVVALAGDGGFAMLLGDLLTLKQLNLPVKLVIYNNSSLGFVELEMKEAGLLPFETTLDNPNFAMLAESVGIRGIRVADPADLHASLAEAFAHPGPVVIDAIVKRAELSMPPTIELEQAKGFSLYALKAVMSGRGNEILDLAKDNLNLLGL, via the coding sequence ATGGCGAAGAAGAAAGTATCCGAAATACTGATTGATACACTGCTGGCAGCTGGCGTACAGCGCGTGTACGGCGTAGTAGGCGACTCGCTCAACGGCGTGACGGACGTTATCCGGCAGCGCGAGGGCATTGGCTGGGTGCACGTGCGACACGAAGAAGCCGGCGCTTTTGCGGCTGGCGCCGAAGCCCACCTTACGCAGGAACTGGCCGTGTGCGCTGGTAGCTGTGGCCCCGGCAACACCCACCTCATCAATGGCCTCTACGACTGCCACCGCAGCCGCGTGCCGGTGCTGGCCATTGCCTCCCAGATTCCGAGTGCAGAAATTGGGACGCAGTATTTCCAGGAAACCCACCCGGAGCGTTTATTCCAGGAGTGCAGCGACTATTGCGAGCTGATTTCTACTCCCGAACACGCCGTGCGCGTTATAGAAAGCGCCATCCAGACGGCTTTGGTGAAGCGCGGCGTGGCCGTAATCGTACTGCCCGGCGACGTGTCGGAGATGGAGGTAGAGGCGCCCGAGCCGCGCCTACCCGCCCGGCATCGCTCCGCTACCCTGCGCCCTTCGGACGCTGATATAGCCGATGCCGCTACCATGCTGAACGGGGCAGAGAAAATAACCATTTTGGCTGGGGCCGGCTGTGCGAAAGCGCATGCTGAACTCATGCAGATAGCCAGCGCGCTGAAAGCGCCCATGGTGCACGCTCTGCGCGGCAAGGAGTACATTGAGTATGATAACCCGTTCGATGTGGGGATGACCGGCCTGCTGGGCTTTGCTTCGGGGTACCACGCTATCATGGACGCCGATGTGCTGCTGATGCTGGGCACCGATTTCCCCTACACGCAGTTCCTGCCGCACGAGTCGAAAACTATTCAGGTGGACTGCCGCGCCGAGCACATTGGCCGCCGTACGCGGGTAGACATTGGGCTAGCCGGCGACGTGGGCGAAACCATCCGGCAATTGCTACCCCACCTAGTGGCTAAAACTGAGCGGGCTCACCTGGATAAGGCCCTGGCCAACTACAAAGACTCGCGCGAGAACCTAGACGAGCTAGCCATTGGCAAGCCCGGCGACGACTCCATGCATCCGCAGTACCTCACCAAGCTGATCAACGAACTGGCCGCAGAGGATGCCGTCTTCACTTGTGATGTGGGCACGCCTACCGTGTGGGCCGCCCGCTACCTTGCTATGAACGGTCAGCGGCGTTTGCTGGGCTCGTTCAACCACGGCAGTATGGCCAATGCCATGCCCCAGGCCATCGGGGCGCAGCTGGTCTACCCCAACCGGCAGGTAGTAGCCCTGGCCGGCGACGGAGGTTTTGCCATGTTACTCGGCGACCTACTGACGCTGAAGCAGTTGAATTTGCCTGTGAAGCTCGTTATCTACAACAATAGTTCTTTGGGCTTTGTGGAGTTGGAGATGAAAGAAGCCGGCCTGTTGCCTTTCGAGACGACCCTCGATAATCCCAATTTTGCGATGTTGGCTGAAAGCGTAGGCATCCGGGGCATACGTGTAGCGGACCCCGCCGACTTGCATGCTTCTCTGGCAGAAGCCTTTGCCCACCCCGGTCCGGTGGTGATTGACGCAATTGTGAAACGCGCCGAGCTATCCATGCCGCCTACTATTGAGCTAGAACAGGCCAAAGGTTTCAGCCTCTACGCCCTGAAAGCCGTAATGAGCGGCCGCGGCAACGAAATACTGGACCTGGCAAAGGACAACCTGAACTTGCTGGGATTGTAA
- a CDS encoding acyl-CoA carboxylase subunit beta, whose protein sequence is MDLEFNKNEDHLKQLTFQLRQRLQKVALGGGEKRIAAHKAKGKLTARERIAYLLDKDAETVEVGAFAGEGMYADEGGCPSGGVVVVLGYVQGRQCVVVANDATVKAGAWFPITAKKNLRAQEISIENRLPIIYLVDSAGVYLPMQDEIFPDKEHFGRIFRNNAVMSSMGIVQLSAIMGPCVAGGAYLPIMSDEAMIVEGTGSVFLAGSYLVKSAIGETIDNETLGGATTHSEISGVTDYKFATDEECLDHIRSIFDKLGDTPTAGFNRAAPAAPQANPQELYGLLPADRAKPYDMMDIIHRLVDSSEFEPYKDLYGQTLICGLARIDGWAVGIVANQRKIVKSKKTGMQMGGVIYSDSADKAARFIMNCNQKRIPLVFLHDVSGFMVGSQSEQGGIIKDGAKMVNAMANSVVPKFSVVVGNSYGAGNYAMCGKAYDPRLIVAWPTAQLAVMSGAAAANTLLQIQVASLKAKGQEITPEAEKDLLDTIKARYDEQLSPYYAAARLWVDAIIDPLETRKVISQGIAAANHAPIERAYNVGVIQV, encoded by the coding sequence ATGGACCTCGAATTCAATAAAAACGAAGACCACCTCAAACAGCTCACGTTTCAATTGCGCCAGCGCCTGCAAAAAGTAGCGCTGGGCGGCGGAGAAAAACGCATAGCTGCGCACAAGGCCAAGGGCAAGCTCACGGCCCGCGAGCGGATAGCCTACCTGCTCGACAAGGATGCCGAAACGGTGGAGGTAGGCGCGTTTGCCGGCGAAGGCATGTATGCCGACGAAGGCGGATGCCCCAGCGGTGGGGTAGTGGTAGTGCTCGGGTACGTGCAGGGTAGGCAGTGCGTGGTAGTGGCCAACGATGCGACCGTGAAGGCGGGCGCGTGGTTTCCCATCACGGCCAAGAAGAACCTGCGGGCGCAGGAAATCAGTATAGAAAACCGCTTACCCATTATCTATCTGGTTGATTCGGCGGGGGTGTATTTGCCGATGCAGGACGAGATTTTTCCGGATAAGGAGCACTTCGGCCGCATTTTTCGCAACAATGCCGTGATGTCGTCGATGGGCATTGTGCAGCTTTCGGCCATCATGGGGCCGTGCGTGGCGGGCGGGGCCTACCTGCCTATTATGAGCGATGAGGCCATGATTGTGGAGGGTACCGGCTCGGTGTTTCTGGCTGGCTCCTACCTCGTGAAATCAGCCATTGGCGAAACCATCGACAACGAAACGCTGGGCGGCGCCACCACGCACTCCGAAATTTCGGGCGTCACAGATTATAAGTTTGCCACGGATGAGGAATGCCTCGACCATATCCGCAGCATCTTCGACAAGCTGGGCGACACGCCCACGGCGGGCTTCAACCGCGCCGCGCCGGCCGCGCCGCAAGCGAATCCGCAGGAGCTCTACGGCCTGCTACCCGCCGACCGCGCCAAGCCCTACGATATGATGGACATCATCCATCGGCTGGTGGATAGCTCAGAGTTTGAGCCCTACAAGGACCTCTACGGCCAAACGCTCATCTGTGGCCTAGCCCGCATCGATGGCTGGGCGGTGGGCATTGTGGCCAACCAGCGCAAAATCGTGAAGTCGAAGAAGACGGGTATGCAGATGGGCGGCGTCATCTATTCCGACTCGGCCGACAAAGCCGCTCGTTTTATCATGAACTGCAACCAGAAACGGATTCCGCTGGTGTTCCTGCACGACGTGTCGGGCTTTATGGTAGGCAGCCAGAGCGAGCAGGGGGGCATCATTAAGGACGGCGCGAAGATGGTGAATGCCATGGCTAACTCGGTGGTGCCGAAGTTCTCGGTGGTGGTAGGCAACAGCTACGGCGCCGGCAACTATGCCATGTGCGGCAAAGCCTACGACCCACGCCTAATTGTAGCTTGGCCCACCGCCCAATTAGCTGTAATGAGCGGCGCTGCCGCCGCCAACACGCTCCTGCAAATCCAGGTAGCCTCTCTGAAAGCTAAGGGCCAGGAAATAACGCCCGAAGCCGAAAAGGACCTCCTCGACACCATCAAGGCCCGCTACGACGAGCAACTCTCACCCTACTACGCCGCGGCGCGGCTGTGGGTGGATGCCATTATCGACCCGTTGGAAACGCGTAAGGTCATTTCCCAAGGCATTGCGGCTGCGAATCACGCGCCGATTGAGCGAGCGTATAATGTGGGCGTAATTCAGGTGTAA